A single genomic interval of Corylus avellana chromosome ca10, CavTom2PMs-1.0 harbors:
- the LOC132162974 gene encoding protein CNGC15b-like: MGHSNSRLKRVQDDVEMGNLPGISGDEVMMNLNNRKETGKCFKAKVLSRVFSEDYEKEKSKILDPRGKAISQWSKIFLAACLVSLFVDPLFLFMPEVRVPPAVCIQNGTTLKISLTIIRSLGDVFYVIHMFVRFHTAYVAPSSRVFGRGELIIDPSKVAFRYLRRDFWIDLIAALPLPQVLTWVVIPNIGGSVVAVEKISLWFIMMIQYLPRVLLIYPLSSQIIDATGVVSETAWAGAAYNLMLYLLGSHISGAWWYILSVQRQEACWRSACNLEKSIGCQNVFFDCRRVNDLPRLNWVNSTNVTNLCNPNANFYQYGIYVNAVTSNVIGSGFFNKYFYGLWWGLQQLSSTGQNLTTTTYIGEILFTIIVATQGLVLFALFIGNMQRYLQSTTLRLEEWRIRRTDTEQWMHHRQLPPELRQSVREYDQYKWLATRGVHEEELLNTLPTDLRREIKRHLCLSLVRRVPLFNQMDETILDVICERLKPALCTKSMFLVREGDPVNQMLFVIRGHLDSCTTDGGRSDFYNSCRIGPGDFCGEELLNWALDPRPHVILPSSTRTVKAITEVEAFALVAEDLKFVASQFRRLHSKQLRHTFRFYSHQWRAWAACFIQAAWRRNRKFKQMAHPHAPGESAKESFWSRYADDLLKRTRSRLAGTQSARMDSNVVNSLQKPPEPYFD, from the exons ATGGGTCACAGTAATTCGAGGCTCAAAAG aGTTCAAGATGATGTGGAAATGGGAAACCTACCAGGAATCAGTGGAGATGAAGTGATGATGAATCTAAATAACAGGAAGGAGACGGGAAAATGTTTCAAAGCCAAAGTCCTAAGCAGAGTATTTTCCGAGGACTACGAGAAGGAGAAGAGCAAGATTCTGGACCCACGAGGAAAAGCCATCAGCCAATGGAGCAAGATATTCTTAGCGGCATGTCTTGTCTCTTTGTTCGTGGATCCACTGTTTTTGTTCATGCCGGAAGTGAGAGTGCCGCCGGCGGTCTGCATACAAAATGGGACGACGCTCAAAATCAGCCTCACAATCATACGATCACTGGGTGATGTCTTTTACGTCATTCACATGTTTGTTCGGTTCCATACAGCCTACGTGGCACCTTCTTCCCGCGTGTTTGGGAGAGGGGAGCTCATCATTGATCCCTCCAAGGTTGCCTTCAGGTACCTCCGAAGAGACTTCTGGATCGATCTCATCGCTGCCCTGCCCCTTCCTCAG GTGCTAACTTGGGTAGTTATACCTAATATTGGGGGAAGCGTAGTGGCAGTGGAAAAGATATCTCTTTGGTTTATAATGATGATCCAATACCTTCCAAGAGTGCTTCTTATATATCCTCTCTCATCCCAAATTATTGATGCAACTGGTGTTGTCAGTGAAACAGCATGGGCAGGAGCTGCTTACAATCTTATGCTTTACCTTTTAGGGAGCCAT ATTTCAGGGGCATGGTGGTACATTCTATCAGTTCAGCGACAAGAAGCATGCTGGAGAAGTGCGTGCAATTTGGAGAAATCAATAGGTTGCCAAAACGTCTTCTTCGATTGCCGCAGGGTTAACGACCTTCCAAGGCTTAACTGGGTCAACTCAACAAATGTCACAAATCTATGCAATCCAAATGCTAACTTTTATCAGTACGGTATATATGTAAATGCAGTGACCTCAAATGTTATTGGCTCTGGTTTCTTCAACAAGTACTTTTACGGTTTGTGGTGGGGCTTGCAGCAGTTGAG TTCTACAGGACAAAATCTTACTACAACCACTTACATTGGAGAGATACTTTTCACCATCATTGTCGCCACCCAAGGTCTGGTTCTGTTTGCGCTCTTCATTGGGAATATGCAA AGATACCTGCAATCAACGACACTGCGGCTAGAAGAGTGGAGGATAAGGAGAACTGATACAGAGCAATGGATGCATCACAGGCAATTGCCGCCGGAGCTAAGGCAATCTGTTCGGGAGTACGATCAATATAAGTGGTTGGCTACTAGAGGGGTGCATGAAGAAGAGCTTCTCAATACCCTCCCTACTGATCTCCGGCGAGAAATCAAACGTCATCTCTGCCTCTCTTTAGTCCGACGA gtcccactgttcaatcaaatGGATGAAACAATACTAGACGTGATATGCGAGAGGCTTAAGCCAGCATTGTGCACGAAAAGCATGTTCCTTGTGCGGGAAGGCGATCCTGTGAATCAGATGCTCTTCGTAATTCGAGGGCATCTCGACTCTTGCACCACCGATGGCGGCCGCTCTGATTTCTACAACTCCTGCCGGATAGGCCCCGGTGATTTCTGCGGTGAAGAGCTGCTTAACTGGGCATTAGACCCGCGCCCGCACGTCATCCTTCCATCGTCCACAAGAACGGTGAAGGCCATAACTGAAGTAGAGGCGTTTGCTCTTGTAGCAGAGGACTTGAAATTTGTGGCCTCGCAATTTCGAAGACTGCATAGCAAACAGCTTAGACACACTTTCAGGTTCTACTCGCATCAATGGCGGGCGTGGGCAGCGTGTTTCATACAGGCAGCGTGGCGCAGGAATAGAAAGTTTAAGCAAATGGCTCACCCCCATGCTCCTGGGGAGAGTGCAAAGGAGTCGTTCTGGTCCAGGTATGCGGACGATCTATTGAAGAGGACGAGAAGTAGGCTGGCTGGCACCCAGTCTGCTCGAATGGATTCCAATGTTGTCAACTCGCTGCAGAAGCCCCCAGAGCCTTATTTTGATTGA